The following proteins are co-located in the Elusimicrobiota bacterium genome:
- the argC gene encoding N-acetyl-gamma-glutamyl-phosphate reductase, giving the protein MKRVRTGIVGGAGYVGGELLRLLSGHPRAEVAAVASRSHAGKPVGAAHPHLRGLADLRFVEELDPAGLDCLFLAGGHGEAMGRMAQLLERAGPACRVVDLSADFRLRDATLYPAWYGREHAAPELLPSFVYGLAELNREAVRGASRVANPGCFATALALALGPLAAAGFSGRARVTAVTGSSGSGVSPSAGTHHPSREGTLRAYKPLKHQHIPEVEAFLDGLAGKPSLRLSLVPVSGPFVRGIYAVCQLDLPEGMTEADLRGLYERAYGGSPFVRLCDAPPDLKAVVGSNACDLHVCVRDGSAAVIAAIDNLVKGAAGQAVQNMNLMLGFDEALGLEQPGAYP; this is encoded by the coding sequence GTGAAGCGCGTCCGGACGGGGATCGTCGGCGGAGCGGGCTACGTGGGCGGCGAGCTCCTGCGCCTGCTCTCGGGCCATCCGCGCGCGGAGGTCGCCGCCGTCGCTTCGCGCTCCCACGCGGGGAAGCCGGTGGGGGCCGCCCACCCGCACCTGCGCGGACTCGCGGACCTCCGCTTCGTCGAAGAGCTCGATCCGGCGGGACTCGACTGCCTCTTCCTCGCGGGCGGCCACGGGGAGGCGATGGGCCGCATGGCGCAGCTCCTCGAGCGCGCCGGCCCCGCGTGCCGGGTCGTGGACCTCTCGGCGGACTTCCGACTGCGCGACGCGACGCTCTACCCCGCCTGGTACGGCCGCGAACACGCGGCGCCGGAGCTGCTTCCCTCCTTCGTCTACGGCCTCGCCGAGCTCAACCGCGAGGCCGTGCGCGGCGCCTCGCGCGTCGCCAACCCCGGCTGCTTCGCCACCGCGCTCGCCCTCGCGCTCGGGCCGCTGGCGGCCGCCGGCTTCTCCGGCCGCGCGCGCGTCACCGCGGTCACCGGCTCCTCGGGCTCGGGCGTCTCGCCGAGCGCCGGCACGCACCATCCCTCGCGCGAGGGGACCCTGCGCGCCTACAAGCCTCTCAAGCATCAGCACATCCCGGAGGTCGAGGCCTTCCTCGACGGCCTCGCCGGGAAGCCGTCGCTGCGGCTCTCGCTGGTCCCCGTCTCGGGGCCCTTCGTGCGCGGCATCTACGCGGTCTGCCAGCTCGACCTCCCCGAGGGGATGACGGAGGCGGACCTGCGCGGCCTCTACGAGCGCGCATACGGAGGCTCCCCCTTCGTGCGCCTCTGCGACGCGCCGCCCGACCTCAAGGCGGTCGTCGGCAGCAACGCCTGCGACCTCCATGTCTGCGTGCGCGACGGCTCGGCCGCGGTGATCGCCGCCATCGACAATCTGGTCAAGGGCGCGGCCGGTCAGGCCGTGCAGAACATGAACCTCATGCTCGGCTTCGACGAGGCGCTGGGCCTCGAACAGCCCGGCGCGTATCCATGA
- a CDS encoding aminotransferase class III-fold pyridoxal phosphate-dependent enzyme, whose product MTTAAATDWKAEESRWLLPGYAQFPFVLERGEGAWVWDSEGRRYLDFYAGHAVALLGHCPPAVVAALRRQAGELLFYSTLATLPVRARAARALVELCGAEGSRVFFSNSGAEANENAMRVARRATGRRLIVAVEGSFHGRTAGALAATGIPHYRQGVQGLGTDVTFVPFGDLAAAEAALGPEAAGFLLEPVQGLAGAVHPPSGYLEGLARLCRGSGALLIFDEVQTGLGRLGAPSAAQAFGVQPDLQTFAKGLGSGVPCAATLAGPRAAAAVRPGDLGSTFGGGPLAAAAVEATLGELSRARLWENAARLELRIRETFRMPGVLSVQGKGLLLGLVLDRPAKAVQSALVGRGVLTGTAEDPRVLRLLPPLIIGDAEVELLRAALSDTLGGTPS is encoded by the coding sequence ATGACGACCGCCGCCGCGACCGACTGGAAGGCCGAGGAGAGCCGCTGGCTCCTGCCGGGCTACGCGCAGTTCCCGTTCGTGCTCGAACGCGGGGAAGGCGCCTGGGTCTGGGACTCCGAGGGGCGGCGCTACCTCGACTTCTACGCCGGGCACGCCGTCGCCCTGCTCGGGCACTGCCCGCCCGCGGTGGTCGCCGCCCTGCGCCGACAGGCCGGGGAGCTCCTCTTTTATTCGACGCTCGCCACCCTCCCCGTCCGCGCCCGCGCGGCCCGGGCGCTCGTCGAGCTTTGCGGCGCGGAGGGCTCGCGCGTCTTCTTCAGCAACTCGGGCGCCGAGGCCAACGAGAACGCCATGCGCGTCGCGCGCCGGGCGACGGGACGCCGCCTCATCGTCGCCGTCGAGGGCTCCTTCCACGGACGCACGGCCGGAGCGCTGGCCGCGACCGGCATCCCGCACTACCGCCAGGGCGTCCAGGGACTCGGCACCGACGTGACGTTCGTCCCCTTCGGGGACCTCGCCGCGGCCGAAGCGGCGCTGGGGCCGGAGGCCGCCGGCTTCCTCCTCGAGCCGGTGCAGGGCCTCGCGGGCGCCGTCCACCCTCCGAGCGGCTATCTCGAGGGGCTCGCGCGCCTGTGCCGCGGGAGCGGCGCCCTGCTGATCTTCGACGAGGTGCAGACCGGGCTCGGCCGCCTCGGAGCCCCTTCGGCCGCCCAGGCCTTCGGCGTCCAGCCCGACCTTCAGACCTTCGCGAAAGGCCTCGGCTCCGGCGTCCCCTGCGCGGCGACCCTCGCCGGGCCCCGCGCCGCCGCGGCCGTCCGGCCGGGCGACCTCGGCTCGACCTTCGGAGGAGGGCCGCTCGCCGCCGCCGCCGTCGAGGCGACGCTGGGGGAGCTCTCCCGCGCCCGCCTCTGGGAGAACGCCGCGCGCCTCGAGCTCCGCATCCGCGAGACCTTCCGCATGCCGGGCGTGCTCTCCGTTCAGGGCAAGGGCCTCCTGCTCGGGCTCGTCCTCGACCGCCCGGCCAAAGCCGTGCAGAGCGCGCTCGTCGGACGCGGCGTCCTGACCGGGACCGCGGAGGACCCGCGCGTCCTGCGCCTGCTCCCCCCCCTCATCATCGGCGACGCCGAAGTCGAGCTCCTGCGCGCCGCCCTTTCGGACACCCTCGGAGGAACCCCGTCATGA
- the argB gene encoding acetylglutamate kinase: MPDTIRALRQALPYVRLYKGKTFVVKIGGRILQKRETLDALVEELCLLHQVGIRIVVVHGGGPQATELSRRLGIEPTIVAGRRVTDEQTLEVAKMVYAGSLNVDMLSVFRAHQTPAVGISGVDAGLLTAQRRHKKRIEPFPGAPPVEVDFGFVGDIVRVDPSILESLLAAGTVPVISPLACDERGTVFNINADSIAEAVARALSAEKLLILTDTDGVLRDPKDPSSLVSYTDISGLERMRDEGKLSGGMLPKVEGAIAALRGGVRRAHVLNGTRTGTLLMEIFTNSGSGTMIAERCEPPLAAEAPQGVRA; the protein is encoded by the coding sequence ATGCCCGACACCATCCGCGCGCTGAGACAGGCGCTCCCGTACGTCCGCCTCTACAAGGGGAAGACCTTCGTCGTCAAGATCGGAGGCCGCATCCTGCAGAAGCGCGAGACCCTCGACGCCCTCGTCGAGGAGCTCTGCCTGCTCCACCAGGTGGGCATCCGCATCGTGGTCGTGCACGGCGGAGGCCCCCAGGCGACCGAGCTCTCCCGGCGCCTCGGCATCGAGCCGACCATCGTCGCCGGCCGCCGCGTGACCGACGAGCAGACCCTCGAGGTCGCCAAGATGGTCTACGCCGGCTCGCTCAACGTGGACATGCTCTCGGTCTTCCGCGCCCACCAGACGCCGGCCGTCGGCATCTCGGGCGTGGACGCCGGTCTGCTCACGGCCCAGCGCCGCCACAAGAAGCGCATCGAGCCCTTCCCGGGCGCCCCGCCCGTGGAGGTGGACTTCGGCTTCGTGGGCGACATCGTCCGCGTGGACCCGTCCATCCTCGAGAGCCTCCTCGCCGCGGGCACCGTGCCGGTGATCTCCCCGCTCGCCTGCGACGAACGCGGGACCGTGTTCAACATCAACGCGGACTCCATCGCCGAAGCGGTGGCGCGCGCCCTCTCGGCCGAGAAGCTGCTCATCCTCACCGACACCGACGGGGTCCTGCGCGACCCCAAGGACCCCTCGAGCCTCGTCTCGTACACCGACATTTCGGGCCTCGAGCGCATGCGCGACGAAGGGAAGCTCTCCGGCGGCATGCTGCCGAAGGTGGAGGGCGCGATCGCCGCCCTGCGCGGCGGGGTGCGCCGCGCGCACGTCCTCAACGGGACCCGCACGGGAACGCTGCTCATGGAGATCTTCACCAACTCGGGCAGCGGCACGATGATCGCCGAGCGCTGCGAGCCCCCGCTCGCCGCCGAGGCGCCGCAGGGCGTGAGGGCGTGA
- a CDS encoding M20/M25/M40 family metallo-hydrolase: protein MTEAVELLRRLVAVPSESGKEDAVVALLEETFRGLGWTPRREGRNLYAVLGTEGPLLLLNSHTDTVPVGEGWSKPPLGAVEDGRVYGRGANDAKGPLTAMILGAARAYAKAPPRGRVLVAATCEEEISGQGLGALLPLLPRPDAAVVGEPTGLAPAVAQKGLLLLTVTVRGRAAHAAWGGGVNAVHAAARDITALAGLPFEREHPLLGRPSLQVTKVLGGTRHNVVPDRCELTIDIRTTPDYRPEEIVELVRAAVGGEVEIRSRRLESVATAPEHPVVRAALAARPGAAAFGSPTVSDWIFLKDVPTVKVGPGDSRRSHTPDEYLETAELEEGVLFYERLIRSYHELA from the coding sequence GTGACGGAAGCCGTCGAGCTCCTGCGCCGGCTCGTCGCCGTCCCCTCGGAGAGCGGGAAGGAGGACGCCGTCGTCGCCCTCCTGGAGGAGACCTTCCGCGGCCTGGGCTGGACCCCGCGACGAGAGGGACGCAACCTCTACGCCGTCCTCGGCACGGAAGGCCCGCTGCTCCTGCTCAACTCGCACACGGACACCGTCCCGGTCGGCGAAGGCTGGAGCAAACCGCCGCTCGGCGCCGTCGAAGACGGCCGCGTCTACGGCCGCGGCGCCAACGACGCGAAGGGCCCCCTGACCGCCATGATCCTCGGCGCGGCGCGCGCCTACGCAAAAGCCCCCCCCCGCGGCCGCGTCCTCGTCGCGGCGACCTGCGAGGAGGAGATCTCCGGACAGGGACTGGGCGCGCTCCTTCCGCTCCTTCCGCGCCCCGACGCGGCGGTGGTCGGCGAGCCGACGGGCCTCGCGCCGGCCGTGGCCCAGAAGGGTCTGCTCCTGCTCACCGTGACCGTGCGCGGGCGCGCCGCCCATGCCGCCTGGGGCGGCGGGGTCAACGCCGTGCACGCCGCGGCCCGCGACATCACGGCCCTCGCCGGACTCCCTTTCGAGCGCGAGCATCCCCTTCTGGGACGCCCGAGCCTGCAGGTCACGAAGGTCCTGGGGGGCACGCGCCACAACGTCGTCCCCGACCGCTGCGAGCTGACCATCGACATCCGCACCACGCCCGACTACCGCCCCGAGGAGATCGTCGAGCTCGTGCGCGCGGCCGTGGGCGGCGAGGTGGAGATCCGCTCCCGGCGCCTCGAGTCGGTCGCCACCGCTCCGGAGCACCCCGTCGTCCGGGCCGCACTGGCCGCACGCCCGGGCGCGGCCGCGTTCGGCTCCCCGACCGTCTCCGACTGGATCTTCCTCAAGGACGTGCCGACCGTGAAGGTCGGGCCGGGCGATTCGCGCCGCTCCCACACCCCCGACGAGTACCTCGAGACCGCCGAGCTCGAGGAAGGAGTCCTCTTCTATGAACGCCTCATCCGCAGCTACCACGAACTCGCCTAA
- a CDS encoding Fe-Mn family superoxide dismutase has product MPVAAETKDYAAKNFETLLGLPGFSDALLKNHFTLYNGYVTNTNKVAALLAGLLAEGKTGEPAYAELKRRFGWEFAGMRLHEYYFENMTKAPAPLKADSKLGKALAAQFGSLENWEKDFRGLGAIRGIGWVTLAYDKLGGRLFNVWTNEHDLGNLPGCAPLLVMDVFEHAFMLDYGLKRADYLAAFFKAVDWTKAAERFERI; this is encoded by the coding sequence ATGCCCGTCGCAGCCGAGACCAAGGACTACGCCGCTAAGAACTTCGAGACCCTGCTGGGCTTGCCCGGCTTCTCGGACGCCCTGCTCAAGAACCACTTCACCCTCTATAACGGCTATGTGACCAACACGAACAAGGTCGCGGCCCTTCTCGCGGGACTCCTCGCCGAGGGGAAGACCGGCGAGCCCGCCTACGCCGAGCTCAAGCGCCGCTTCGGCTGGGAGTTCGCCGGCATGCGCCTGCACGAGTACTACTTCGAGAACATGACGAAGGCTCCGGCTCCGCTCAAGGCCGACTCGAAGCTCGGAAAGGCCCTCGCGGCCCAGTTCGGCTCCCTCGAGAACTGGGAGAAGGACTTCCGCGGCCTGGGCGCCATCCGCGGCATCGGCTGGGTCACGCTGGCTTACGACAAGCTCGGGGGACGGCTCTTCAACGTCTGGACCAACGAGCACGACCTGGGCAACCTGCCCGGCTGCGCCCCGCTCCTCGTCATGGACGTCTTCGAGCACGCCTTCATGCTCGACTACGGCCTCAAGCGTGCCGACTACCTCGCGGCCTTCTTCAAGGCCGTCGACTGGACGAAGGCCGCCGAGCGCTTCGAGCGCATCTGA
- a CDS encoding N-acetylornithine carbamoyltransferase, giving the protein MTNTRHFTSLMETGAEEVAALVESARAFKRRPPTDRPLEGKSVAFCFMNPSLRTQVSFEVAAASLGAHPVTLFLGSGTWKIAVEDGVVMDGDCPEHAREAVPVLARMCDALALRSFPAGKDWAEERKDPYLEAFRRHSPKPVISLESAMGHPCQGLADQMTLRERMDPRGKEFLLTWAPHIKPLPLAVPHSAAETAVLAGMNLTIARPKGYDLDPEVMEKLRAACKAAGTRLRVTDQPREAYKGAHAVYAKAWGSLAEYGKPPSADPAFRDLWRVSADKMALTDGAVFMHCLPVRRNVEVDDAVLDGPSSVVVDQAENRMHTSKAVLYRLLTGKHYS; this is encoded by the coding sequence ATGACGAACACCCGACACTTCACCAGCCTCATGGAGACCGGCGCCGAGGAGGTCGCGGCGCTCGTCGAGTCGGCCCGCGCCTTCAAGCGCCGGCCGCCGACCGACCGGCCGCTCGAAGGCAAGAGCGTGGCCTTCTGCTTCATGAACCCCTCGCTGCGCACGCAGGTCTCCTTCGAGGTGGCCGCCGCCTCCCTGGGCGCGCATCCCGTCACCCTCTTCCTCGGCTCCGGGACCTGGAAGATCGCGGTGGAGGACGGCGTCGTCATGGACGGCGACTGCCCCGAGCACGCGCGCGAGGCCGTGCCCGTGCTCGCCCGCATGTGCGACGCGCTGGCCCTGCGCTCCTTCCCCGCCGGCAAGGACTGGGCGGAAGAGCGGAAGGACCCCTACCTGGAGGCCTTCCGCCGCCACTCCCCGAAGCCCGTCATCAGCCTCGAGTCCGCCATGGGCCATCCCTGTCAGGGTCTGGCCGATCAGATGACCCTTCGCGAACGAATGGACCCGCGCGGCAAGGAGTTCCTGCTCACCTGGGCGCCCCACATCAAGCCCCTCCCGCTCGCCGTCCCGCACTCGGCCGCGGAGACCGCCGTCCTCGCCGGGATGAACCTGACGATCGCCCGGCCGAAGGGCTACGACCTCGACCCCGAGGTGATGGAGAAGCTGCGCGCGGCGTGCAAGGCGGCCGGGACCCGGCTGAGGGTCACGGACCAGCCGCGCGAGGCCTACAAGGGAGCCCACGCGGTCTACGCCAAGGCCTGGGGCTCGCTCGCCGAGTACGGCAAGCCGCCCTCCGCGGACCCTGCCTTCCGCGACCTCTGGCGCGTCTCGGCCGACAAGATGGCGCTCACCGACGGCGCCGTGTTCATGCACTGCCTGCCCGTGCGCCGCAACGTCGAGGTGGACGACGCGGTGCTCGACGGCCCGTCCTCGGTCGTGGTGGACCAGGCCGAGAACCGCATGCACACCTCCAAGGCCGTCCTCTACCGTCTGCTGACCGGAAAACACTACTCATGA
- the argH gene encoding argininosuccinate lyase has translation MNASSAATTNSPKSSSRKLWETASRLDAAVERYTVGEDPTLDRALLRYEVYGSLAHAAGLARIGVLSRRDHSALRKALARMLERPGAFFITRAQEDVHTAVEQHLTRVVGEAGLRIHAGRSRNDQVQTDLRLYLKDRLLRLHARTCEAAEAWRLFGARNARVLAPGYTHMQRAMPTTLGHWAASHAEAFLENARLLRAAYAEVDACPLGSGAGYGVPLPLPRAFVARLLGFSRVQRNTLRVQTSRPRLEAVVLSALTVLARDAGVLADDLRLYATAEFGFLRLPEAFTTGSSIMPQKRNPDVVELTRARACLFPGWLQQILAIGTLPSGYHRDYQLTKGPLMAAVETADEMLEILARLPGPLKVDAARCRAAVTEDTLATAKALALVREGVPFREAYRRVAEGARAAGTSARTAGRVDLPSYAGAPGDPGFKALGEERRTEARWSRREGARLRRTWDRLVA, from the coding sequence ATGAACGCCTCATCCGCAGCTACCACGAACTCGCCTAAGAGCTCCTCCCGCAAGCTCTGGGAGACGGCCTCCCGGCTCGACGCCGCCGTCGAGCGCTACACCGTCGGCGAGGACCCGACGCTCGACCGGGCCCTCCTGCGCTACGAGGTCTACGGCAGCCTGGCGCACGCGGCCGGTCTCGCGCGCATCGGCGTGCTCTCACGCCGCGACCACTCCGCCCTGCGCAAGGCCCTCGCGCGCATGCTCGAGCGCCCGGGGGCGTTCTTCATCACCCGCGCGCAGGAGGACGTCCACACCGCGGTGGAGCAGCACCTCACGCGCGTCGTCGGCGAGGCGGGGCTGCGCATCCACGCCGGCCGCAGCCGCAACGACCAGGTGCAGACGGACCTGCGCCTCTACCTCAAGGACCGGCTCCTGCGTCTGCACGCGCGGACCTGCGAGGCCGCCGAGGCCTGGCGCCTCTTCGGCGCCCGCAACGCCCGCGTCCTCGCGCCCGGCTACACGCACATGCAGCGCGCCATGCCGACGACGCTGGGTCATTGGGCCGCTTCGCACGCCGAGGCCTTCCTCGAGAACGCGCGCCTCCTGCGCGCCGCCTACGCGGAGGTCGACGCCTGCCCGCTGGGCAGCGGCGCCGGCTACGGCGTCCCGCTCCCCCTCCCGCGCGCCTTCGTCGCCCGCCTGCTCGGCTTCTCCCGCGTCCAGCGCAACACCCTGCGGGTGCAGACGAGCCGTCCGCGCCTCGAGGCCGTCGTCCTCTCGGCTTTGACGGTGCTCGCCCGCGACGCGGGCGTCCTCGCCGACGACCTGCGCCTCTACGCCACCGCCGAGTTCGGCTTCCTGCGTCTGCCCGAGGCCTTCACGACCGGCAGCAGCATCATGCCCCAGAAGCGCAACCCGGACGTCGTCGAGCTGACCCGCGCCCGCGCCTGCCTCTTCCCGGGCTGGCTCCAGCAGATCCTCGCGATCGGGACGCTCCCCTCCGGCTATCACCGGGACTACCAGCTCACCAAGGGCCCGCTCATGGCCGCGGTCGAGACCGCCGACGAGATGCTGGAGATCCTCGCGCGCCTTCCCGGCCCGCTGAAGGTGGACGCCGCGCGCTGCCGCGCCGCCGTCACGGAGGACACCCTCGCCACCGCCAAGGCCCTCGCGCTCGTGCGAGAGGGCGTGCCCTTCCGGGAGGCCTACCGCCGCGTCGCCGAAGGCGCCCGCGCCGCCGGGACCTCCGCGCGGACGGCCGGCCGCGTGGACCTGCCGTCCTACGCCGGCGCGCCCGGGGACCCGGGCTTCAAGGCGTTGGGAGAAGAGCGGCGGACGGAAGCCCGCTGGAGCCGCCGCGAGGGCGCGCGGCTGCGCAGGACTTGGGACCGCCTCGTCGCCTGA
- a CDS encoding CYTH domain-containing protein: MATRFIAEEPPALEIEAKRRLSPRDLPELRRRLLATPGVLRARSFVCYDQPIDTPDARLLAVGAGLRIRRVEGERGAWLQFKGPGTTLGGLLSRSETVRGPFRSPCSRRNGLPVSSDAAARALLRRLPLSTRRVLARLAPELLRGELRCRLLAVCRKEKFLAEDGAFEPSLDRVRVYALSGRRLRLLGTFCEYENEALRPGRTSSERRAALARLRAFDRRLTRGLRMPVETRDKYQRASALLPD, translated from the coding sequence ATGGCAACGCGTTTTATCGCAGAAGAGCCGCCCGCCCTCGAGATCGAGGCCAAGCGCCGCCTCTCCCCCCGGGACCTCCCGGAGCTGCGCCGCCGCCTCCTCGCGACGCCGGGAGTGCTCCGCGCCCGCTCCTTCGTCTGCTACGACCAGCCCATCGACACCCCGGACGCCCGCCTCCTCGCGGTCGGCGCGGGCCTCCGGATCCGCCGCGTGGAGGGAGAGCGCGGGGCCTGGCTCCAGTTCAAGGGCCCGGGGACGACCCTCGGCGGGCTGCTCTCGCGCAGCGAGACCGTCCGCGGCCCCTTCCGCTCACCGTGCTCGCGGCGCAACGGCCTCCCCGTCTCCTCGGACGCGGCGGCCCGCGCGCTGCTGCGCCGTCTCCCCCTCTCGACGCGCCGAGTCCTGGCGCGCCTCGCGCCGGAGCTCCTGCGCGGGGAGCTGCGCTGCCGTCTCCTCGCCGTCTGCCGCAAGGAGAAGTTCCTCGCCGAGGACGGCGCGTTCGAGCCCTCGCTCGACCGGGTCCGGGTCTACGCGCTCTCGGGCCGCCGCCTCCGGCTCCTGGGGACCTTCTGCGAGTACGAGAACGAGGCGCTGCGGCCCGGCCGCACCTCCAGCGAGCGGCGCGCGGCCCTCGCGCGCCTGCGCGCCTTCGACCGCCGCCTGACGCGGGGGCTGCGCATGCCCGTCGAGACCCGCGACAAATATCAGCGCGCCTCCGCACTCCTCCCCGACTGA
- a CDS encoding nucleotidyltransferase domain-containing protein, with amino-acid sequence MKEKLEPVAAALREALKEDLAALVLYGSAARGKHAEGSDVNLLVVLKDSALDAVERAARVLAGEKTLKLRPVFMTEEELARSGDVFPLEYRDILAGYDVLHGADPLKGLRVDTGNLRHQLEFELRSKLMRLRSEWPALRSDPKALKAALAAAGPSFARLCAEAAVLGVRVPPERSAPFEECRSLRGPEKGCDLPSLYRRVHDAAAELVRAVDLI; translated from the coding sequence ATGAAAGAGAAGCTCGAGCCGGTCGCCGCCGCCCTGCGCGAGGCCCTGAAGGAGGATCTCGCCGCGCTCGTGCTCTACGGCAGCGCGGCGCGCGGGAAGCACGCGGAAGGCTCCGACGTGAACCTCCTCGTCGTGCTCAAGGACTCCGCGCTCGACGCGGTGGAGCGCGCCGCCCGCGTCCTGGCCGGCGAGAAGACGCTCAAGCTGCGCCCGGTGTTCATGACGGAGGAGGAGCTCGCCCGCTCCGGGGACGTGTTCCCCCTCGAGTACCGGGACATCCTCGCCGGCTACGACGTGCTCCACGGCGCGGACCCGCTCAAGGGCCTGCGCGTCGACACCGGGAACCTGCGCCACCAGCTGGAGTTCGAGCTGCGCTCGAAGCTCATGCGCCTGCGTTCGGAGTGGCCGGCCCTCCGCAGCGACCCCAAGGCCCTGAAAGCCGCCCTCGCCGCCGCCGGTCCCTCGTTCGCGCGCCTCTGCGCCGAGGCGGCCGTCCTCGGGGTGCGCGTCCCTCCCGAGCGCTCCGCTCCGTTCGAGGAGTGCCGCTCTCTGCGCGGTCCTGAGAAGGGCTGCGATCTTCCCTCGCTGTATCGACGCGTCCACGACGCCGCCGCCGAGCTGGTCCGGGCCGTAGACCTTATCTAG
- the pnuC gene encoding nicotinamide riboside transporter PnuC yields MRNLLSLDGVLFTVLGYPMSSLEFFATTLNLLGVWLMTRRNIWTWPVSIVAVVLLGLVFYRIRLYSDLLEQGYYLATSVWGWWLWRREGASSAERGAGVPVRWNSPTTNFLLAAGICAASLCAGRFMTGIHDYFPAFFPAPASYPYLDAGTTVVSLVAQILMAQRRIECWVLWLAVDAVSVALYARKGVVFISLLYLIFLGLAFKGLREWRAVREVVESPR; encoded by the coding sequence GTGCGGAACCTCCTGAGCCTCGACGGGGTCCTCTTCACCGTCCTGGGCTACCCGATGAGCTCTCTGGAGTTCTTCGCGACGACGCTGAACCTCCTCGGCGTCTGGCTGATGACGCGCAGGAACATCTGGACCTGGCCCGTGAGCATCGTCGCGGTCGTCCTCCTCGGACTCGTCTTCTACCGGATCCGGCTCTACTCCGACCTGCTCGAGCAGGGCTATTACCTGGCGACGAGCGTATGGGGGTGGTGGCTTTGGCGTCGCGAGGGCGCGTCCTCGGCGGAGCGCGGCGCCGGTGTTCCCGTCCGCTGGAACTCTCCGACGACGAACTTCCTGCTCGCCGCGGGCATCTGCGCGGCTTCCCTCTGCGCGGGCCGCTTCATGACGGGGATCCACGACTATTTCCCCGCGTTCTTCCCTGCGCCGGCCTCTTATCCCTATCTGGATGCGGGCACGACGGTCGTCAGCCTCGTCGCGCAGATCCTCATGGCGCAGCGGCGCATCGAGTGCTGGGTCCTCTGGCTCGCGGTGGACGCCGTCAGCGTCGCCCTCTATGCGCGCAAGGGCGTCGTCTTCATCTCGCTCCTCTATCTGATCTTCCTGGGATTGGCGTTCAAAGGCCTGCGGGAGTGGCGCGCCGTTCGAGAAGTGGTAGAATCGCCGAGATGA
- the argG gene encoding argininosuccinate synthase, with translation MKKPLVVLAFSGGLDTTFCLLWLKETLGARVVTATVDTGGFSPAELKAIEARACALGAERHLTIDAREELFERFAKVLIQGNVLRGRVYPLSVAAERVLQADRVARLARELGADALAHGSTGAGNDQVRFDGVFHALAPGLPIHTPIRALGWTREQEVAWLAQRGVTIPAKTAVYSVNAGLWGTTVGGRETHDPWASVPESAYPASAEGARAKPLDVVVSFEKGVPVALDGRRLPGAELVAELHALGRAYGLGRGTHLGDTVLGIKGRIGFEAPAPLLLIQAHQELEKLVLTRWQCFWKNQLSDFYGQLLHEGLYYDPVMRDIEALIASSQERVSGDARLRLAPGRFEVGGVRSPYSMMAVQSAAYGETSRLWSGEEAAGFSKLHGLAMSLALRASPAADVKPAAKARKKVPTAGRSAAGTARKENGLRAAGASR, from the coding sequence ATGAAGAAACCCCTCGTCGTGCTGGCGTTCAGCGGCGGACTCGACACCACCTTCTGCCTCCTCTGGCTCAAGGAGACGCTCGGCGCCCGCGTCGTGACCGCGACCGTGGACACCGGCGGCTTCTCCCCCGCGGAGCTGAAGGCCATCGAGGCGCGCGCCTGCGCCCTCGGCGCCGAACGACACCTCACGATCGACGCCCGGGAGGAACTCTTCGAGCGCTTCGCCAAGGTCCTCATCCAGGGGAACGTCCTGCGCGGCCGCGTGTACCCGCTCTCCGTGGCGGCCGAGCGCGTCCTGCAGGCCGACCGCGTCGCCCGCCTGGCGCGGGAACTCGGGGCCGACGCACTGGCCCACGGCTCGACCGGGGCCGGAAACGACCAGGTCCGCTTCGACGGGGTCTTCCACGCGCTCGCGCCGGGGCTCCCCATCCACACGCCCATCCGCGCGCTCGGCTGGACGCGCGAGCAGGAAGTCGCCTGGCTGGCGCAGCGCGGGGTGACGATCCCCGCGAAGACCGCGGTCTACTCGGTGAACGCGGGCCTCTGGGGGACCACCGTCGGCGGGCGCGAGACGCACGATCCCTGGGCCTCCGTCCCCGAGTCGGCCTATCCCGCTTCGGCGGAAGGGGCGCGCGCGAAGCCCCTGGACGTCGTCGTCTCCTTCGAGAAAGGCGTGCCCGTCGCGCTCGACGGCCGCCGCCTCCCCGGCGCCGAGCTCGTCGCCGAGCTGCACGCGCTGGGACGCGCCTACGGCCTGGGCCGCGGCACGCACCTGGGCGACACGGTGCTCGGGATCAAGGGCCGCATCGGCTTCGAAGCCCCCGCCCCCCTCCTCCTCATCCAGGCCCATCAGGAGCTCGAAAAACTCGTCCTCACGCGCTGGCAGTGCTTCTGGAAGAACCAGCTCTCCGACTTCTACGGCCAGCTCCTCCACGAGGGACTCTACTACGACCCGGTCATGCGCGACATCGAGGCCCTCATCGCCTCCAGTCAGGAGCGCGTCAGCGGCGACGCCCGCCTGCGCCTGGCCCCCGGCCGCTTCGAGGTCGGAGGCGTGCGCAGTCCCTACAGCATGATGGCCGTCCAGTCCGCCGCCTACGGGGAGACCAGCCGCCTCTGGAGCGGCGAGGAAGCCGCCGGCTTCTCCAAGCTCCACGGCCTCGCGATGAGCCTGGCCCTGCGCGCGTCTCCCGCGGCCGACGTGAAGCCCGCGGCGAAGGCGCGGAAGAAGGTCCCTACGGCGGGCCGCAGCGCCGCAGGGACGGCGCGAAAGGAGAACGGCTTGCGCGCCGCGGGAGCGTCCCGGTGA